From Pseudomonas sp. FP2335, the proteins below share one genomic window:
- a CDS encoding aspartate/glutamate racemase family protein, producing the protein MQTPTPTPPPHDVPVTVRWLNPIGCSMFDAPIAELLHGIKHPSTHLEVVSFDMQPSPTHLEYRAYEAMTYERTVRIARDCAQQNIDALVIGCFYDPALEDAREISGNCLVVAPCQASLQIADQLANRYSIIVGRDKWMEQMRERVRGYGSADRLASMRALGMGVDEFQKDPALTRRRIIEQAFLAVEEDGAEAIILGCTIEFGFFEQVQREVGVPVIDPVVAAFKMAEAMAGMKQRFGWSPSRVGSCEPPPEAEIKAFGLFQGPVPIGNRVQA; encoded by the coding sequence ATGCAAACCCCAACCCCCACTCCCCCACCACACGATGTGCCGGTGACAGTGCGCTGGCTCAACCCGATTGGTTGCTCGATGTTCGACGCACCGATCGCCGAGTTGCTGCACGGCATCAAGCACCCCTCGACACACCTGGAAGTGGTGTCGTTCGATATGCAGCCCAGCCCGACACACCTGGAGTACCGGGCCTACGAGGCAATGACCTACGAGCGCACGGTACGCATTGCCCGCGATTGCGCCCAGCAAAACATCGATGCCCTGGTGATCGGCTGCTTCTACGATCCGGCCCTGGAGGATGCCCGGGAAATCTCCGGCAACTGCCTGGTGGTTGCTCCCTGCCAGGCCAGCCTGCAGATCGCCGACCAACTGGCTAACCGTTATTCGATCATCGTAGGGCGAGATAAATGGATGGAGCAAATGCGCGAGCGCGTTCGCGGCTACGGCTCGGCGGATCGACTCGCCTCTATGCGCGCGCTGGGCATGGGCGTCGATGAGTTCCAAAAAGACCCGGCCCTCACCCGACGCCGAATCATTGAACAAGCGTTTTTGGCGGTCGAGGAAGATGGCGCGGAAGCGATCATTTTGGGCTGCACCATCGAATTCGGTTTCTTCGAACAGGTGCAGCGTGAGGTCGGCGTACCCGTGATCGACCCGGTGGTCGCCGCGTTCAAGATGGCCGAAGCCATGGCGGGGATGAAGCAGCGCTTCGGCTGGAGCCCCAGCCGTGTCGGCAGTTGCGAGCCTCCACCGGAAGCCGAAATCAAAGCCTTTGGCCTGTTTCAGGGTCCGGTGCCCATCGGTAACCGTGTGCAAGCCTAG
- a CDS encoding MFS transporter translates to MSDVTPMPAQANYTSTRQVGDVFRDVPLTREHLKCCLALFFVFAIEAWEMMIIVYTAPLIAQDFSLDALAVGHLIGAMFIGMLLGSLVWGKLAERIGRKGAVVWSLAIYGVISLASAFAPDYASLYALRLFSGVAAVGMMVVTFAHYQELLPVRHRGALTVYLASGWPIGMLLALGATIWLMPYGWRTIIAVSSLGGLWALVVALWVPESPYWLANAKRQAQARAIITRLSRGTVQVPEDCLLQVDQTTSGRQRELFSPVLLRISALQILVNFTFSWGYWGLQTWLPTLLQQRGLSLPQSYGFIALSALCMIPGYMAASWLTHRYGRKHVIIGFISASVLAGYGFANAQSLEMLYLSNFALAFFSLGAWGVWGTWIAELYPTPLRTIGYGWAIFAQRVANILAPSLIGALVAYGASFNMTTTFINAFMLVTVLLALFIPETEGKALD, encoded by the coding sequence ATGAGCGACGTCACGCCAATGCCCGCACAAGCCAACTACACCTCCACTCGGCAAGTGGGCGATGTATTCAGAGACGTACCCCTGACCCGCGAGCACCTCAAGTGCTGCTTGGCGCTGTTTTTTGTGTTCGCCATTGAGGCGTGGGAGATGATGATCATCGTCTACACCGCGCCGCTGATCGCCCAGGATTTTTCCCTGGATGCACTTGCCGTCGGCCACCTGATCGGCGCCATGTTCATCGGCATGCTGTTGGGCTCGTTAGTCTGGGGCAAGCTCGCCGAACGTATCGGCCGCAAGGGCGCGGTGGTCTGGAGCCTGGCCATTTACGGCGTGATCTCGTTGGCGAGTGCGTTTGCCCCCGACTACGCCTCGCTCTACGCGTTACGGCTGTTCTCGGGCGTGGCCGCAGTTGGCATGATGGTGGTGACGTTTGCTCACTATCAGGAGCTATTGCCCGTGCGCCATCGCGGCGCGCTAACCGTGTACCTGGCCTCGGGATGGCCAATCGGCATGCTACTGGCACTGGGGGCGACCATATGGCTGATGCCCTATGGTTGGCGCACAATCATTGCGGTGAGTTCACTGGGTGGGTTGTGGGCTTTGGTGGTGGCGCTCTGGGTGCCGGAGTCGCCGTACTGGCTGGCCAACGCCAAGCGCCAAGCGCAGGCCCGAGCGATCATCACGCGATTAAGCCGAGGTACCGTGCAAGTGCCTGAAGATTGCCTGCTGCAAGTGGACCAAACGACGTCAGGGCGCCAGCGGGAGCTGTTTTCACCGGTGCTGTTGAGGATCAGTGCGTTGCAGATCCTGGTGAATTTTACGTTCTCCTGGGGTTACTGGGGCTTGCAGACCTGGCTGCCGACGCTGTTGCAACAACGCGGGCTGAGCCTGCCGCAAAGCTACGGTTTTATTGCACTGTCGGCACTGTGCATGATCCCCGGCTACATGGCGGCGTCGTGGCTCACCCATCGTTATGGCCGCAAACACGTCATTATCGGTTTCATCAGTGCCTCGGTGCTCGCTGGCTACGGCTTTGCCAACGCTCAAAGCCTTGAAATGCTGTACCTGAGCAACTTCGCCCTAGCGTTCTTCAGCCTGGGGGCATGGGGGGTGTGGGGCACCTGGATCGCCGAGCTGTACCCGACCCCATTGCGTACCATCGGTTACGGGTGGGCGATTTTTGCGCAACGCGTGGCCAATATCCTGGCACCGTCTTTGATCGGCGCACTGGTGGCTTACGGCGCCTCCTTCAATATGACCACCACCTTTATCAATGCCTTCATGCTGGTAACCGTGTTGCTCGCACTGTTCATTCCTGAAACCGAGGGCAAGGCGTTGGATTAG
- a CDS encoding avidin/streptavidin family protein, whose amino-acid sequence MDSQQWSDGFTFTMQRGPFQNNGATPWYTRVQVGTPGQSLKVSMDTGTNITWITSSLCSPDRCQHFSAGRFDHQASSTFTFTDCLQRPYSFGPWGTMQVESGSDVLTLNNTALPIQLLLAADYTGTQFRQLDWDGGMGLPSSSAYVDGKSSFVFQALMNAGKIDPHQPFVAFDWDPASRRGVCQMGAVDAAKTRGPHLFLPWSLYSKVRGMEYIWSTPLTSYTVGGDVLARNVTFALDSGSSQFKGDDRLMRQTLERIAQGGSPTVVLGFADGEITLGADLYNVLIEDGPDKGKTLPQFEPLGLTDLVLVGSLVMEYCYTVYEYRVVQCRAGTYSLAPVGIWLFNRPQGPQIISRSSSRRFEAKPRTLVSGKLVLRPPLATAHTAPPLCAAGTWKNDYGSTMTLTVTGNVITGSYQSSTGSTGRYAVTGYQASTSPSREKGLPVALAIDWHSLDEQQADPSWHWVSGLCGQLHRIAGEDRLNLSHVLIATEDFPDLAKQGAYLDKLSYRRVADEAIELRPITPTLASEHDNRLNGTWMAAQGYNLKLHVRASSQHALGCVSGTLTTPTGRVEVSGFTDINANSGGLSRQSVSLAAPQKSGEAVLALAGSLDLQVDELTLLALLTSSTTASQRYVQTQVQSIMFRRTH is encoded by the coding sequence ATGGACAGTCAACAATGGAGTGACGGATTCACCTTCACCATGCAACGCGGTCCCTTTCAGAACAACGGCGCCACACCTTGGTACACCCGTGTACAGGTAGGCACACCAGGGCAATCCCTGAAGGTGTCGATGGACACCGGAACCAATATCACCTGGATAACCTCCAGCCTGTGTTCGCCCGACCGATGCCAGCACTTCAGCGCAGGCCGGTTTGACCATCAGGCGTCCAGCACCTTCACCTTTACGGATTGCCTGCAACGGCCCTACAGCTTCGGGCCCTGGGGCACGATGCAGGTAGAATCCGGTTCGGATGTATTGACCCTGAATAACACCGCATTGCCCATTCAACTTCTACTGGCGGCAGACTACACCGGAACGCAGTTTCGCCAATTGGACTGGGACGGCGGCATGGGCTTGCCCAGCAGCAGCGCCTATGTCGACGGGAAAAGCTCGTTTGTGTTTCAGGCGTTGATGAATGCTGGAAAAATCGATCCCCATCAACCCTTCGTTGCCTTCGACTGGGACCCTGCTTCGCGTCGGGGCGTGTGCCAGATGGGGGCAGTGGATGCGGCTAAAACCCGTGGTCCGCACCTGTTTCTTCCGTGGTCGCTCTACAGCAAAGTGCGTGGTATGGAATACATCTGGTCGACTCCGCTGACGTCCTACACCGTAGGCGGCGACGTTTTGGCCAGGAACGTAACCTTCGCGCTGGACTCTGGCTCATCCCAATTCAAAGGGGATGACCGGCTGATGCGCCAGACCCTTGAGCGTATTGCCCAGGGCGGCAGTCCAACGGTCGTCCTGGGCTTCGCCGATGGCGAAATCACCCTGGGTGCCGACCTGTACAACGTTTTGATCGAGGACGGTCCAGACAAGGGTAAAACACTTCCTCAATTCGAGCCGCTGGGACTGACCGACCTGGTGCTGGTGGGTTCGCTGGTGATGGAGTATTGCTACACCGTCTATGAGTATCGTGTGGTGCAATGTCGAGCAGGCACTTACTCACTCGCGCCGGTTGGGATATGGCTGTTTAACCGCCCGCAGGGGCCCCAGATTATCAGCCGCTCATCTTCACGGCGCTTTGAGGCAAAGCCGCGCACGCTTGTCAGTGGAAAGCTGGTGCTCCGCCCGCCCCTAGCGACTGCCCATACAGCGCCGCCGCTTTGCGCCGCTGGCACCTGGAAAAATGACTACGGCTCGACAATGACGTTGACGGTCACCGGCAATGTCATTACCGGTTCGTATCAGTCATCCACGGGCTCAACGGGCCGATACGCAGTGACGGGTTATCAAGCGAGTACAAGTCCTTCACGGGAAAAAGGGCTACCTGTGGCATTGGCTATAGACTGGCACTCGCTGGATGAGCAGCAGGCCGACCCGAGCTGGCATTGGGTGTCGGGGTTGTGCGGACAGCTCCATCGGATCGCAGGCGAGGATCGGCTCAATCTATCGCACGTGCTCATCGCCACCGAAGATTTTCCCGATCTGGCTAAACAAGGAGCGTATCTGGACAAACTGAGCTATCGACGGGTTGCAGATGAGGCCATAGAACTACGTCCTATCACCCCCACCTTGGCTTCGGAGCACGACAACCGGTTAAATGGCACTTGGATGGCAGCGCAAGGATATAACCTGAAACTGCACGTTAGAGCGTCAAGCCAGCATGCTTTAGGTTGTGTCAGCGGCACGTTGACGACGCCTACCGGGCGGGTCGAGGTATCCGGTTTTACTGACATCAACGCGAACTCGGGCGGGCTGTCACGGCAATCGGTAAGCCTCGCCGCACCGCAAAAGAGCGGTGAAGCGGTACTGGCCCTGGCCGGTTCGCTGGATCTTCAAGTGGATGAATTGACCTTGCTGGCGCTGCTCACGTCATCCACAACAGCGTCACAACGTTATGTGCAAACACAGGTCCAGTCGATCATGTTCAGGAGGACTCACTAA
- a CDS encoding heavy metal sensor histidine kinase, with the protein MKLFARNLSLRLALMFALVSALLLGSIGFYLYQSLQREIAWRDDQALLGRLERMHALINDSISVEQLRKRPKLYENMLGNRDNLLWIIDDTGQVLIEINPVGMSLPALPAVAQAQLSDGNSSVAVRFAWQHVMQGDRGLTLIAGKLLSEREQMLGAYRLKLWLAMSVGALLAFVLGGWVSQRGLRPVRLLAKRAAAIDVHHLHLRLDEFNELSELQALSQALNQMLARLEEGFAQLSRFSEDLAHEMRTPLTNLMGHTQQALRHCRSIEDYQNLLVSNQEEYERLARMVDSMLFLARTEQSHACVSDELINLHDLVEQLCEYFEGVAQERDVALINQAHDQLHADPALIRRALANLLANALRYGSPATPVTISSMALGDRIEIIVHNQGQPISAQHLPRLFERFYRCDPSRSQPDDSGGLGLAIVRSIMQLHGGRVSVDSNSSGTSFRLEFPPMGPLASQVESKRII; encoded by the coding sequence CTGAAACTGTTTGCGCGTAACCTGAGCTTGCGCCTGGCGCTCATGTTCGCGTTAGTCAGTGCGCTGCTGCTGGGGTCCATTGGTTTTTATCTTTATCAGTCGTTACAGCGAGAAATCGCTTGGCGCGATGACCAGGCCCTGCTTGGGCGCCTGGAGCGCATGCATGCGTTGATCAACGACAGTATCAGCGTCGAGCAACTCAGAAAGCGGCCCAAGCTATACGAAAATATGCTGGGCAATCGCGACAACTTGCTGTGGATCATCGATGACACAGGTCAGGTGCTGATCGAAATCAACCCCGTCGGCATGAGCTTGCCCGCGTTACCGGCTGTAGCCCAGGCTCAGTTGAGTGACGGTAACTCTTCGGTGGCAGTGCGCTTTGCCTGGCAGCATGTCATGCAAGGTGATCGCGGCTTGACCCTGATTGCTGGCAAGTTGTTGAGCGAGCGCGAGCAGATGCTGGGGGCTTACCGACTCAAGCTCTGGCTCGCGATGTCGGTCGGTGCGCTGCTGGCTTTTGTGCTCGGCGGGTGGGTAAGTCAGCGAGGTTTACGACCTGTGCGCTTACTGGCGAAGCGCGCTGCCGCAATTGATGTACACCATCTGCATCTGCGGCTGGATGAGTTCAACGAACTGAGTGAACTACAAGCACTCAGCCAAGCGCTTAACCAGATGCTTGCACGCCTCGAAGAGGGGTTCGCCCAGCTATCACGATTCTCGGAGGATCTCGCCCATGAGATGCGCACCCCGCTCACCAATCTGATGGGGCACACCCAGCAGGCCCTGAGGCATTGTCGTTCAATCGAAGACTATCAAAACTTGCTGGTTTCGAATCAGGAAGAGTATGAGCGTCTAGCGCGAATGGTCGATAGCATGCTGTTTCTCGCGCGCACCGAGCAATCGCATGCATGTGTCAGTGATGAGCTTATCAACCTGCACGACCTGGTGGAGCAACTGTGTGAGTATTTTGAAGGTGTTGCACAAGAACGTGATGTCGCGCTGATCAATCAGGCCCATGATCAACTGCATGCTGATCCTGCTTTGATCCGCAGAGCACTGGCCAACTTGCTGGCCAACGCACTGCGTTATGGCTCTCCTGCTACGCCGGTAACCATTAGCAGTATGGCTTTAGGGGACAGGATTGAAATTATCGTGCATAACCAAGGCCAGCCGATTTCAGCGCAGCATCTCCCTCGACTGTTTGAGCGCTTCTACCGGTGCGATCCGTCACGTAGTCAGCCGGACGACTCTGGTGGGCTAGGTTTAGCCATCGTTCGCTCAATTATGCAGTTGCATGGTGGTCGGGTCAGCGTAGACAGCAATTCATCCGGAACGAGCTTTCGTTTGGAGTTTCCTCCAATGGGCCCGTTAGCAAGCCAGGTTGAATCCAAGCGGATTATTTAG
- a CDS encoding heavy metal response regulator transcription factor — MRILVVEDEAKTADYLHKALTESGYVVEVALDGLEGQYLAQESEFDLIILDVMLPGLDGWQLLQIIRRKWQTPVLFLTARDSVEDRVKGLESGADDYLVKPFSYAELLARVRTLLRRGPPREVEQFLVADLSVDLLSRKVTRQGERLTLTNKEFALLHLLVSREGEVLSRSSIASQIWQMNFDSDTNVVDVAIRRLRAKVDDPYPLKLIHTVRGIGYMLEVQS, encoded by the coding sequence ATGCGTATCCTGGTCGTTGAAGATGAAGCGAAAACAGCGGATTACCTCCACAAAGCCCTGACTGAATCGGGCTACGTGGTGGAGGTCGCCTTAGATGGCCTGGAGGGCCAGTATCTGGCACAGGAAAGTGAGTTCGACTTGATCATCCTGGATGTCATGCTGCCGGGCCTGGACGGTTGGCAATTGCTTCAGATTATTCGACGCAAGTGGCAAACCCCGGTGCTTTTTCTAACTGCTAGGGACTCTGTGGAGGATCGGGTCAAGGGGCTTGAATCAGGGGCCGATGATTACCTGGTCAAACCCTTTTCCTATGCCGAGTTATTGGCACGCGTACGTACTCTCCTGCGCAGGGGGCCGCCCCGTGAGGTCGAACAGTTCCTGGTTGCAGACCTGAGCGTGGATCTGTTGAGCCGTAAGGTCACGCGCCAGGGTGAACGCCTGACCCTGACCAACAAGGAGTTTGCCCTGTTGCACCTGTTAGTCAGTAGGGAAGGAGAGGTGCTATCGCGTTCCTCGATTGCTTCGCAAATCTGGCAGATGAACTTTGACAGTGATACCAATGTGGTCGATGTTGCCATCCGACGACTGCGCGCCAAGGTTGACGATCCTTACCCATTAAAGTTGATACATACAGTGCGTGGCATCGGTTACATGCTTGAGGTGCAATCCTGA
- a CDS encoding heme-binding protein, with protein sequence MRIRLSALLLSSLAMSSALAVAAPGQVVQRNDVSLAMANDLLNTALAACHAEGRTGVAAIVDSGANLVALQRDDNVGPHNTLAAQRKAYTALSTKTPTRLLAERARSTPDAENLNTLHELLLLGGGVPLLFEGQVIGAIGVAGAGGAANDEGCALAAINKILPTVKN encoded by the coding sequence ATGCGTATACGCCTGTCAGCTTTATTGCTCAGCTCACTTGCAATGAGCTCTGCGCTCGCCGTTGCAGCCCCGGGTCAAGTTGTGCAGCGCAACGACGTTTCATTGGCAATGGCCAATGATTTGCTAAATACCGCGCTGGCAGCGTGTCACGCCGAAGGCCGCACAGGTGTTGCTGCAATTGTCGACAGTGGCGCAAATCTAGTCGCCTTGCAGCGTGACGATAACGTGGGCCCACACAATACATTAGCCGCCCAACGCAAAGCCTATACCGCCCTATCGACCAAGACGCCCACACGACTGTTGGCAGAGCGTGCTCGCAGTACCCCCGATGCGGAAAACCTCAACACCCTGCATGAGCTATTGCTGCTAGGCGGCGGCGTGCCGTTGCTGTTTGAAGGGCAAGTCATTGGCGCAATCGGAGTGGCCGGTGCCGGCGGAGCAGCAAACGATGAAGGTTGCGCATTGGCCGCTATCAACAAAATTTTACCTACCGTCAAAAACTAA
- the uraH gene encoding hydroxyisourate hydrolase, producing the protein MTGLKTFFAGVVLSVVSSLASAAGNPLSVHVLNLQDGLPSPGINVTLEKQDGKNWDMLNSASTNEQGRIPGLYPEGQALEKGIYRVTFKTGEWFKAHKIPSFFPEVPVIFEVDGAVAHYHIPLLLSPYGFSTYRGN; encoded by the coding sequence ATGACTGGATTGAAAACATTCTTCGCTGGCGTTGTATTGAGTGTCGTATCGTCACTGGCATCAGCGGCAGGAAACCCGCTGAGCGTGCATGTCCTCAACTTACAAGATGGCCTGCCCTCCCCTGGTATCAATGTCACATTGGAAAAACAAGACGGTAAGAACTGGGACATGCTCAACAGCGCTTCGACAAATGAACAAGGTCGTATTCCCGGGCTATACCCCGAAGGTCAAGCTCTGGAGAAAGGTATCTACCGTGTAACCTTCAAGACAGGCGAGTGGTTCAAAGCGCATAAGATTCCAAGTTTCTTCCCTGAGGTACCGGTAATCTTTGAGGTAGACGGTGCCGTTGCGCACTACCACATTCCATTACTGCTCAGCCCCTATGGTTTCTCTACCTACAGAGGTAACTGA
- a CDS encoding cytochrome P450 — translation MTPFEAATHTDPYVYYSGLRRQNGLLFDADLRLWIASSAEAVEAILGHPDCRVRPLNEPIPPAIAQGVAGMIFGRLMRMNEGPQHLCPRMVIEPALASVQTDSIADIVSRVVETLDNPVDNLDELMFTLPVSVIAALIGFPSSRLQEVARLTRDFVACLSPLSDEIQLGEADSGATRLSQLVSALLSNDDESSRFLSHIWSGCEATAWRDHDELIANLIGLLSQTCEATAGLIGNTLVALHRNPDLIKDMLPTQMLAADLVEEVARYDSPVQNTRRFVAKRCTIVGSVLEAGDTVLVLLASANRDPYANPDPDRLLVKRTQRRTFSFGSGRHECPGQQLALTIAAEAILAWLHRQPASSARPYRWSYLPSLNGRIPHFYRDRETQQ, via the coding sequence ATGACGCCTTTTGAAGCCGCTACCCATACTGATCCCTACGTTTATTACTCAGGTCTCAGGCGACAAAACGGCCTGCTATTCGATGCAGATCTTCGTTTATGGATTGCAAGTAGTGCCGAAGCTGTCGAAGCCATTCTGGGGCATCCAGACTGTCGGGTGCGTCCGCTAAACGAGCCGATACCTCCTGCCATTGCGCAAGGCGTGGCAGGAATGATTTTCGGTCGTTTGATGCGCATGAACGAAGGCCCACAGCACCTGTGCCCCAGGATGGTTATCGAACCTGCCTTGGCCTCTGTCCAAACAGATAGCATCGCAGACATCGTGTCACGTGTGGTCGAGACCCTCGATAACCCGGTCGACAACCTAGATGAGTTGATGTTCACGTTACCGGTTTCCGTTATTGCCGCTTTGATAGGCTTTCCATCCAGCCGGCTACAGGAAGTAGCGAGGCTGACGCGGGATTTCGTCGCCTGCCTGTCGCCGTTAAGCGACGAAATTCAACTCGGTGAAGCTGATTCCGGGGCCACCCGACTTAGTCAATTAGTCAGCGCGCTGCTGAGCAACGACGATGAAAGTAGCCGCTTCTTGAGCCATATCTGGAGTGGATGCGAAGCCACCGCCTGGAGAGATCATGATGAATTGATCGCTAACCTGATCGGCCTGTTGTCACAGACCTGCGAAGCCACCGCAGGCCTGATCGGCAATACCCTTGTAGCGCTCCATCGTAACCCTGATCTGATTAAAGACATGCTACCTACGCAGATGCTCGCTGCAGACTTGGTGGAAGAGGTAGCGCGCTACGACTCGCCCGTGCAAAACACCCGGCGATTCGTTGCTAAGCGATGCACTATCGTGGGCAGCGTCTTGGAGGCGGGCGATACCGTTCTAGTGTTACTCGCTTCAGCCAATAGGGATCCCTACGCGAACCCAGACCCCGATAGACTCTTGGTCAAACGAACGCAACGACGAACCTTCAGCTTCGGATCAGGACGACATGAATGTCCAGGCCAGCAACTTGCATTGACTATCGCCGCTGAGGCGATTTTGGCATGGCTGCATCGACAACCAGCCTCCTCTGCGCGTCCTTATCGGTGGAGTTATTTGCCCTCCCTTAATGGTCGCATACCTCATTTTTATCGTGATCGGGAAACTCAGCAATGA
- a CDS encoding helix-turn-helix transcriptional regulator yields the protein MDARSNDTAISRVAGAIAEPARTKMLCSLMDGHARTSTEMAVIADVSASTASAHLARLKEDGLVKLHTQGRHRYYSLADAQVAQAIEALMVISQNAPTRYVSTTPTRLQFARTCYDHMAGTLAVQLHDHFVESGWLTVPVSGELYQLTISGEKAMTGLGIEIEKVRAQRRRFACSCLDWSMRRPHLAGALGAAFLQTVISRKWVIQDLDSRALALTSKGRKELSGLFGIILENNERERSVVRNAARPAEPALPAR from the coding sequence ATGGACGCTCGAAGCAATGACACCGCGATTTCTCGGGTAGCCGGCGCTATTGCCGAACCAGCGAGGACGAAAATGCTGTGTTCGCTGATGGACGGCCACGCCCGTACCAGTACCGAAATGGCCGTCATCGCCGACGTCAGTGCGTCCACGGCGAGCGCGCATTTGGCAAGACTAAAAGAGGACGGGTTGGTAAAGTTGCACACGCAAGGCAGGCATCGTTACTACAGTCTGGCTGACGCGCAAGTGGCCCAGGCTATTGAGGCCCTCATGGTGATCAGCCAAAACGCACCTACACGATATGTGTCCACGACCCCAACCCGACTGCAGTTCGCGCGTACCTGTTATGACCACATGGCAGGAACACTGGCTGTACAACTGCACGATCATTTCGTGGAGTCAGGCTGGTTAACCGTGCCAGTTTCCGGAGAGTTGTATCAGCTTACGATAAGCGGCGAAAAAGCCATGACCGGGCTCGGTATCGAGATAGAAAAGGTAAGGGCACAGCGGCGTCGTTTCGCGTGCTCCTGCTTGGACTGGAGCATGCGGCGCCCTCATCTTGCCGGAGCACTCGGAGCGGCTTTTCTACAGACGGTCATAAGCCGCAAGTGGGTTATCCAAGACCTTGATAGTCGGGCACTCGCATTGACATCCAAGGGACGAAAGGAGCTGTCTGGCCTATTCGGGATCATTCTGGAAAACAATGAGAGGGAGAGATCAGTCGTGCGGAATGCGGCACGACCCGCCGAACCGGCTTTGCCGGCACGATAA
- a CDS encoding Bax inhibitor-1/YccA family protein: protein MREQNYAVNGNAQAEQLEVSRVLRNTYGLLALTLAFSGVMAFVAQQMRVGYPNIFVVLIGFYGLFFLTNKLRDSAWGLVSAFALTGFMGFILGPILNRYLGMAGGAQVVSSAFAMTALVFGGLSAYVLVTRKDMSFLGGFITAGFFVLLAAVVAGMFFQISGLQLAISAGFVLFSSVCILFQTSAIIHGGERNYIMATISLYVSIYNLFISLLQIFGIMSRDD from the coding sequence ATGCGCGAACAGAATTACGCAGTGAATGGCAATGCGCAGGCTGAGCAGCTTGAAGTCAGCCGCGTATTGCGCAACACGTACGGCTTGCTCGCCCTTACCCTCGCATTCAGCGGCGTGATGGCGTTCGTGGCGCAGCAGATGCGTGTTGGTTATCCGAACATTTTTGTCGTGCTGATCGGCTTCTATGGTCTGTTTTTCCTGACCAACAAACTGCGCGATTCGGCCTGGGGCCTGGTGTCGGCGTTTGCCTTGACCGGTTTCATGGGCTTTATCCTCGGCCCGATCCTTAACCGCTACCTCGGCATGGCCGGCGGTGCGCAAGTGGTCAGTTCGGCGTTTGCCATGACCGCGCTGGTGTTTGGTGGCCTGTCGGCCTACGTGCTGGTCACCCGTAAGGACATGAGTTTCCTGGGCGGTTTCATCACCGCAGGCTTCTTCGTGCTGCTGGCAGCGGTGGTAGCTGGGATGTTCTTCCAGATCAGCGGCCTGCAGTTGGCGATCAGCGCGGGTTTTGTGCTGTTCTCCTCGGTGTGCATCCTGTTCCAGACCAGTGCGATCATCCACGGCGGTGAGCGTAACTACATCATGGCGACCATCAGCCTGTATGTGTCGATCTACAACCTGTTTATCAGCCTGTTGCAGATCTTCGGCATCATGAGCCGCGACGACTGA